GCCACCCGCTACAAGGTGCTCGCGGCCTTCGACGGCTACCTGGAGACGCTCCCGGAGTCGTCCCTGACCCGTCCCGACTCCTACCGCGTGAAGGACGTCGTGGGCCGCCGGGGCATCGGCATCGGATCGGCCGGCCTGCCCTCGTACAACATCCTGCTGGAGGGCAACAGCGACGCCCTGGAGAACGACGTCGTGATCTACATCAAGCAGGCCCAGACCCCGGCCGCCGCCCGGCACATCACCGACCAGGCGATCCGGGACTACTTCCAGCACGAGGGCCACCGCACGGTGATCTCCCAGCGCGCCCTCCAGGCGCACGCCGACCCGTGGCTGGGGTGGACCGAGCTGGACGGCGCGGGCCAGCTGGTCGCCGAGGTCTCGCCGTACGCCGTCGACCTCGACTGGGGCGACATCGACGACCCGGAGGAGATCGGCGAGGTCGTCGCCGACCTGGGCCGGGCCACGGCCACCATGCACGCGGCGGCGGACGACCAGTCCGGCGAGTCCCTGGTGCCGTTCTCCACCGAGCGGGCCATCGACGCGGCGATCGCGGCCGACGAGGAGGGCTTCGCCCCGCTCCTGGTCGACTTCGCCCACCGGTACGGCGCACGCGCGCGTGCCGACCACCAGACCTTCGTCGACCTCTTCCGCAACGGCCGGATTCCGGGTCTGTAACCGTCGGCTCTCGCACAGGAACCCTTTAGGAGCCCCTTACCGGGGCCCGTGACAGACTCTTCTCTCGCTATGGACATATCCGGAACCCCGCTCAGAGCCGTGCGCGCGGCGCTGTTCACGGCACTCGTCGTGACGCTCAGCACCGCGTCGCACGTGCTGCTGTCCGGGGTTCCGCTGCCGCTGCCCGCGGTGGCCGCGGTCGCCGCCGTCGTGTTCCTGATCGCCTACGCCCTGGCCGGGCGGCGCGAGCGCGGCTTCGGGCGGATCGCCGCCCTGCTGATCCCGCTGGAGCTGGCCGCCGACACGCTCTTCACCACCGGCCAGCACGTCTGCTACGGCCGGGCGGGCGGCCCGGTCGCGGGCCCGCTGCGCTCCGTCGGCTTCGACGTGCTGTGCGGCGACGGGACCGGCGTGCACGCGGGCGTGACCGCTCCGCTGAGCCGGGTGACCGGTGCCGAGACCGACCGGCTGGCGAGCGTGCTCGCCGACGCCGGTCCGGCGAGCGCCTGGCTGCTGCTCGGCGCGCACGTCGGTGTCGGGCTGCTGGCGGCGGCCTGGCTGCGGCGCGGCGAGCGGGCACTGGCCCAGCTGCTGAGCGCGGTGGCGGCGACCACCTTCCGGCCGCTGCTGCTGGCCGTGGCGGTCGTGAACGTACGCCGGGCGCCCGCGGCGCGCCGCACGACGCCCCCGGCCCGCCGCACCGTCGACGCCCGCGAGCGGATCCTCACGCACTCTCTGGGACGGCGCGGACCGCCCCGCCCGGTCGCCCTCGTGTGACCCGGCCGAGCGCCCGGCACGCCCGCGAGCACGCCGCACACGCGAAACACGCGGCACAGAACGAGCGTGAGGCCCAGCCCGAGCCCGCGCGCGGCCCGAGCCTGAGACAGGTCCGCGAGCGCGCGCACGGCCCGACCACGAGGCGGTTCCGCGAGCGCGCGCCGCGCCGCCGAGCGTGTGCCGCGTCACCGAGCACCAGCAGTCCCCGTCAGCACTCCGCACACCCCGTGTGCGCGTCCCCGGAGAGATCATCACCATGAGCAAGCGGAACAGTCAGTCGGCGAAGTCGGCGGCCCGTGAGCGCCTGCGCCAGGAGCGCGAGCGCCAGGCCAAGCGCGACAAGGCCAAGCGGCAGGTCATCGTGGCCTGCTCCATCGTCGGCGTGCTGGCGATAGCCGGCGGCATCAGCTACGCCGTCGTCCAGAGCAACAAGCCCTCGGGCTGGGACAAGGCCGCCGAGGCCAAGGTGGTGGCCCCGGCCAACACCTCCGGCAAGAACGGCACCACGGTCACCCTCGGCGACGCCAAGGGCGACGACGTCGTCCACCTCTACGAGGACCCGCGCTGCCCGGGCTGCGCCTCCTTCGAGCAGTCCATCGGCGAGACCGTCAACAAGGGCATGGAGGACGGCACCTACAAGCTCTCCTTCACGATCGGCACCTTCCTCGACGGGAACCTCGGCGGCGAGGGTTCGAAGAACGCGCTGAGCGCGCTCGGTGCCGCGCTGAACGTCAGCCCGGACGCGTTCATCGACTACAAGACCGCGCTGTACTCGTCCGAGTACCACCCGGAGGAGTCCACCGACGAGTTCGCCAAGGACGACTACCTGATCAAGGTGGCGAACACGGTCGACGCCCTGAAGGACAACAAGAAGTTCCAGGACGCCGTGAAGAAGGGCACCTACGACGCCTGGGCGATGAAGATGGGTGACTCCTTCCAGAAGGCCGAGGGCGTCGAGTCGACCCCGACGGTCAAGATCAACGACAAGGTGATCGAGACGCCGAGCACCGACGCCGAGTGGCAGAAGGCGCTCAAGGACGCGGGCGTCACCAAGTAACGAAGAACGGCGAACGGGCGGGCGAACTTTGACGCGTTCGCCCGCCCGTTCGCTTACCGATCAGTAATCTGATCGTCCGTGACCAGTCGACACAGATCATCCGAGAGCACCCTCCCTGCGTCCGCCGAGCACGCGGGCCCCCGCACCCCGAGCCGCCGTACGGTCGTCAAGGCCGCGGCGGCCGGCGCCGTCCTGGCCGCCCCGCTCGCCGCCGCGCTGCCCGCCGGTGCCGCCGGTGCCGCCCCCGCCTTCCTGCACGGCGTCGCCTCCGGCGATCCGCTGCCCGACGGTGTGCTGCTGTGGACCCGGGTGACCCCGACCCCCGAGTCCATACCGGGTTCGGGAGTCGGCCCGGACACGGAGGTGAACTGGGTCGTCGCCCGGGACAAGGCGTTCACCGACGTCGTCGCCAAGGGATCCGTCACCGCGACGGCGGCCTCCGACCACACCGTCAAGGCCGACGTCCGGGGCCTCGCCCCCGCCACGGACTACTGGTTCCGCTTCTCCGCCGGCCCCACCGACTCCCCCGCGGCCCGCACCCGCACCGCCCCCGCGGCCGACGCGGCCGTCCCGGGCCTGCGCTTCGGCGTGGTGTCCTGCGCCAACTGGGAGGCCGGCCACTTCTCCCCGTACCGCCACCTCGCGGCCCGCGGCGACCTGGACGCCTGGCTGCACCTGGGCGACTATCTCTACGAGTACGGCACCGGCGAGTACGGCACCCGCGACACCGTCGTACGGCCGCACGCGCCCGCCCACGAGATCCTCACGCTCGCCGACTACCGCGTCCGGCACGGCCTCTACAAGACCGACCCCGACCTCCAGGCGCTGCACGCCGCCGCGCCGGTCGTGGCGATCTGGGACGACCACGAGATCGCCAACGACACCTGGTCGGGCGGTGCGGGGAACCACACCGAGGGCGCCGAGGGCACCTGGGCGGCGCGCCAGGCCGCCGCCAAGCAGGCCTACTTCGAGTGGATGCCGGTCCGCACCGCGATCGCCGGGACCACCTACCGCAGGCTGCGCTTCGGCAAGCTCGCCGACCTCTCGCTGCTGGACCTGCGCTCCTTCCGCTCGCAGCAGGTGGCGCTCGGCGACGGCGAGGTCGACGACCCGGACCGCACCCTCACCGGCCGCGCCCAGCTGGACTGGCTCAAGGCGGGGCTCAGCTCCTCCGACACCACGTGGCGGCTGGTCGGCAACTCGGTGATGATCTCCCCGTTCGCCGTCGGCTCGATCCCCGCCGAGCTGCTGAAGCCGCTCGCCGAGCTGCTCGGTCTGCCCGGGGAGGGGCTCGCCCTCAACACGGACCAGTGGGACGGGTACACCGACGACCGCCGCGAACTGCTGGCCCACCTGCGCGCGAACGCCGTCCGCAACACCGTGTTCCTGACCGGCGACATCCACATGGCGTGGGCCAACGACGTGCCGCACCACGCCGCCACGTACCCGCTGTCCGCCTCGGCCGCCACGGAGTTCGTCGTCACGTCGGTGACCTCCGACAACCTCGACGACATCGTGAAGGTCCCCGAGGGCACGGTCTCGGCGATCGCGGCGCCGGTCATCCGGGCCGCGAACCGGCACGTCCACTGGGTCGACACCGACCGGCACGGCTACGGCGTGCTGGACGTCACGCCGGACCGGACGCAGATGGACTACTACGTCGTCTCCGACCGCACCGACCCGGACGCCACGTCGGCCTGGGCCCGTTCGTACCGCACGCGCAGCGGCACCCAGCGGGTCGAGCGCGTCTACGCGCCCGTCTGAGCGGCGTCCGCCTCCTGGAGCGAGTCGAGGAAGCCGAGCGCCACCCGCCAGGTGGCCTCGGCGGCCTCCTCGTCGTAGTCCGGCAGCTCCGGGTCGGTGTAGAGGTGGCCGGCCCCGGCGTACCTGTGCACCTCCACGTCGGCGCCGATCCGGCCCATCTGGAGGTACCAGGCGCTGAGCCAGTCGTCCGTCTCGAAGGCGTCCGGCTCGGCGACGTGCAGCTGGACCGGCAGGTCGTCGACCGCGGCGTTGGGCGCGATGTCCGACGTGCCGTGCAGGAGGAGCAGCCCGCGCGCCCGGTGGTCGCCGAGGGCGAGGGTCTGGGCGATGGAGGCGCCGAGCGAGAAGCCCGCGTACACCAGCCCCCGCTCGGAGTAGGGCGCGGCGGCCAGCACGGCCCGCTTCAGCAGTTCCTCCCGGCCGATCCCCTCCTGGTGGGCCATGCCCTCCTCGACCGTGTCGAAGGTCCGGCCCTCGAAGAGATCCGGGGTCCACACCTGGTGCCCGGCGTCGCGCAGCCGGTCGGCGGCCTGTCCGACCGCGGGCCTCGGACCGAGGGTCGAGTGAAAGAGCACGATGTTCATGAGGCCATGGTGCCAGCCGCGTGGGGCAACGCGGTGACCGGCGGTTCCCGGGCCGGGACGCAAGTCACAGGTTCACGGAGCACCGGGTGCGGTTACGTTCGAGGGCATGGAGACCGTACTCCGCCCACTGGTCGTGGTCGGCGGTTCCGTCCTGCTGACGCTGGTCATCGGATGGGCCACCGACCTGTTGCTGCGCAAGGCCGACGGACGGCACCCCGAGACCCCGCTGTGGGGGCTGCTGCGCCGCGCCCGCATCCCGTACCAGGTCATGCTCTGCGCGGCCCTGCTGAGAGGCTCGTACGTCGAGGCGCAGGTGTTCCCGGACCACCGGTCGGCCGTCGGCCGGCTGCTGACCCTGCTCCTGATCGGCTCCGTGGCCTGGCTGGTGGTCCGGATCGCCGCGGCCGTCGTCGAGACCTCGTACTCCCGCTACGCCCACACGCACGCCGAGCGCGCCCCGGCCCGGGTGCGGCGGGTGCGCACCCAGGTGTCGCTGATCATGCGGGTGGTCTCGGCGGTGGTCGGCGTGGTCGCCGTGTCGTCGATGCTGCTGACGTTCCCCGCGATGCGGGCGGCGGGCGCCTCGCTGCTGGCCTCCGCCGGTGTCCTCGGCATCGTGGCCGGCATCGCCGCGCAGTCCACGCTGAGCAACATGTTCGCCGGGTTCCAGATCGCCTTCGGCGACATGGTGCGCATGGGCGACACGGTCGTGGTGGACGGCGAGTGGGGCACCGTCGAGGAGATCACCCTCACCTTCCTGACCGTGCGCACCTGGGACGAGCGCCGGATCACCATGCCGGTGTCGTACTTCACGTCCAAGCCGTTCGAGAACTGGTCGCGCGGCACCCCGCAGATGACCGGGACCGTCTTCTGGCACCTCGACCACACGGCGCCGCTGGAGGCGATGCGGGAGCGGCTGCGCGACCTCCTGCGCGAGTGCCCGGCCTGGGACGGCCGCGACTACAACCTGACCGTCACGGACACCACCGCGAACACCATGCAGGTGCGGGCCCTGGTGACGGCGAAGGACGCGGACGACATCTGGACGGTACGGGTCACGGTCCGGGAGGGGATGATCCGCTGGCTCGCCGATGAGCACCCGTACGCCCTGCCCCGGGTCAACACCGCGGACGCGGCGCTGCGCCCCTCCCGCGACGGTGTCCACCGCCCCCGGCGCTCCCCCGACGGGAGCGCGCGGCGTTTCCCGGAACAGCCGACGAAGAGCCTGTGACCGCCCGCCGCCGCGCGGGCGGCCCGGCTCACCGCAGGCTGCGCACGTCCAGGTGGCGCAGGACCCGGTCGACGATCTCCGGGTCCGCGCCGGCCTCGCTGCGTGCCGCCAGCACCTCGTGGCGGGCGGCGCTCAGCATCTCGCCCTGGATGCGGCGGACGCGCTTGATCCGCCTGGCCCGCTGCTCCTGCGCCTCCCGCCGCTCCTCGTCGCCGAGGTCCGGGCTGATGCGCATGCCGATGTCGTAGGCGCGGCGCAGCATCTGCTCGGACAGCTCGTCCGGCAGCTCCTCG
This region of Streptomyces ambofaciens ATCC 23877 genomic DNA includes:
- a CDS encoding DUF2252 domain-containing protein, encoding MSVPQLNEERGEEILAVFDTAFGHLLAADPAAFRVKFRKMAASAFAFYRGTASLFYHDLTVDQEFGSTSGGPYLDERTSRVWIHGDLHAENFGTYMDSTGRLIFNVNDFDEAYVGPFTWDLKRFAASVALIGYAKALSDEQITELVRVYAGAYRERIHALATGAKSDEVPPFTLDTADGPLLGALRVARSLTRFGLLESMTEIRDFERRFASGGGAVELDAATRYKVLAAFDGYLETLPESSLTRPDSYRVKDVVGRRGIGIGSAGLPSYNILLEGNSDALENDVVIYIKQAQTPAAARHITDQAIRDYFQHEGHRTVISQRALQAHADPWLGWTELDGAGQLVAEVSPYAVDLDWGDIDDPEEIGEVVADLGRATATMHAAADDQSGESLVPFSTERAIDAAIAADEEGFAPLLVDFAHRYGARARADHQTFVDLFRNGRIPGL
- a CDS encoding DsbA family protein, producing MSKRNSQSAKSAARERLRQERERQAKRDKAKRQVIVACSIVGVLAIAGGISYAVVQSNKPSGWDKAAEAKVVAPANTSGKNGTTVTLGDAKGDDVVHLYEDPRCPGCASFEQSIGETVNKGMEDGTYKLSFTIGTFLDGNLGGEGSKNALSALGAALNVSPDAFIDYKTALYSSEYHPEESTDEFAKDDYLIKVANTVDALKDNKKFQDAVKKGTYDAWAMKMGDSFQKAEGVESTPTVKINDKVIETPSTDAEWQKALKDAGVTK
- a CDS encoding alkaline phosphatase D family protein — protein: MTSRHRSSESTLPASAEHAGPRTPSRRTVVKAAAAGAVLAAPLAAALPAGAAGAAPAFLHGVASGDPLPDGVLLWTRVTPTPESIPGSGVGPDTEVNWVVARDKAFTDVVAKGSVTATAASDHTVKADVRGLAPATDYWFRFSAGPTDSPAARTRTAPAADAAVPGLRFGVVSCANWEAGHFSPYRHLAARGDLDAWLHLGDYLYEYGTGEYGTRDTVVRPHAPAHEILTLADYRVRHGLYKTDPDLQALHAAAPVVAIWDDHEIANDTWSGGAGNHTEGAEGTWAARQAAAKQAYFEWMPVRTAIAGTTYRRLRFGKLADLSLLDLRSFRSQQVALGDGEVDDPDRTLTGRAQLDWLKAGLSSSDTTWRLVGNSVMISPFAVGSIPAELLKPLAELLGLPGEGLALNTDQWDGYTDDRRELLAHLRANAVRNTVFLTGDIHMAWANDVPHHAATYPLSASAATEFVVTSVTSDNLDDIVKVPEGTVSAIAAPVIRAANRHVHWVDTDRHGYGVLDVTPDRTQMDYYVVSDRTDPDATSAWARSYRTRSGTQRVERVYAPV
- a CDS encoding dienelactone hydrolase family protein, producing the protein MNIVLFHSTLGPRPAVGQAADRLRDAGHQVWTPDLFEGRTFDTVEEGMAHQEGIGREELLKRAVLAAAPYSERGLVYAGFSLGASIAQTLALGDHRARGLLLLHGTSDIAPNAAVDDLPVQLHVAEPDAFETDDWLSAWYLQMGRIGADVEVHRYAGAGHLYTDPELPDYDEEAAEATWRVALGFLDSLQEADAAQTGA
- a CDS encoding mechanosensitive ion channel family protein, which codes for METVLRPLVVVGGSVLLTLVIGWATDLLLRKADGRHPETPLWGLLRRARIPYQVMLCAALLRGSYVEAQVFPDHRSAVGRLLTLLLIGSVAWLVVRIAAAVVETSYSRYAHTHAERAPARVRRVRTQVSLIMRVVSAVVGVVAVSSMLLTFPAMRAAGASLLASAGVLGIVAGIAAQSTLSNMFAGFQIAFGDMVRMGDTVVVDGEWGTVEEITLTFLTVRTWDERRITMPVSYFTSKPFENWSRGTPQMTGTVFWHLDHTAPLEAMRERLRDLLRECPAWDGRDYNLTVTDTTANTMQVRALVTAKDADDIWTVRVTVREGMIRWLADEHPYALPRVNTADAALRPSRDGVHRPRRSPDGSARRFPEQPTKSL